Proteins from one Xenopus tropicalis strain Nigerian chromosome 1, UCB_Xtro_10.0, whole genome shotgun sequence genomic window:
- the LOC100488166 gene encoding uncharacterized protein LOC100488166 → MNRKDKTYQKYSQMKKTLVWLCFITQAYSFPTNPVNTEDEKPCCDDRPQLIYKGYDTKHGLNIFVFKFLPWKQEPTTEKEGGIGGEGQTDIGLDHTTDIMEEDTRETQISTIFPQTKATEDTSESPKLILDTSSQDKDVTPEHGDSTALLVTEPTLKNTHDEQATIKHEKNILIENDFQSEDFITEIDDREIQISTIFPQTVTTEETNTFPKVIFDISSQEKDVPPEHGYSTALLVTEPTLKTTHDEQASLPHEKHIVIDNVGFVTDFTSEYYITRVEDRETQISTIIPQTVTTEGTNKFPKEVIYDISSQDQVATQEYSYTAESDVTEAAAGETKSDKGVNYHLETGISSKDQGVSISTFGDTVGYHGTEIPPKIQRQQETNTDSTKLTINKEKGAPGFIREDSGYIQIPHNHTYYSTGEKNSLYPSEGNTQNFTDCIKYGHLCKNLKPTKKLSLNLEGDCHTSLLGCGQKGNRQKNKKGNNPKANPGHKATVLGKDGTGKNHDMVKEKDNKRIHNIFRTIIFGKRQRQQKLKCRGLHQNSKNSHSSESSSESNSDSRQICS, encoded by the exons ATGAATAGAAAAGATAAAACATATCAG AAGTATTCACAGATGAAGAAGACACTTGTCTGGTTGTGTTTTATCACTCAAGCATATAGTTTTCCT acAAACCCTGTAAATACTGAAGATGAAAAGCCTTGCTGTGATGATAGACCACAG CTAATTTACAAAGGCTATGATACCAAGCATGGATTAAATATCTTTGTATTCAAGTTCTTACCATGGAAGCAAGAGCCGACTACAGAG AAAGAAGGAGGAATTGGTGGAGAAGGGCAAACAGACATTGGACTGGATCATACAACTGATATCATGGAAGAAGACACCAGAGAGACACAAATTAGTACAATATTTCCCCAAACTAAAGCAACAGAAGACACCAGTGAATCCCCAAAACTGATACTAGACACCAGTTCTCAAGACAAAGATGTTACACCAGAGCATGGTGATAGCACAGCATTGTTAGTCACTGAGCCaacattaaaaaatacacatGATGAGCAAGCCACAATCAAGCATGAGAAAAACATATTAATAGAAAATGATTTTCAAAGTGAAGACTTTATAACAGAAATAGATGACAGAGAGATACAGATTAGTACAATATTTCCCCAAACTGTCACAACAGAAGAAACCAATACATTTCCGAAGGTGATATTTGACATCAGTTCTCAGGAGAAAGATGTCCCTCCAGAGCATGGTTATAGCACAGCATTGTTAGTCACTGAGCCAACATTAAAAACTACACATGATGAGCAGGCTTCACTCCCACATGAGAAACACATAGTAATAGACAATGTTGGGTTTGTTACAGATTTTACAAGTGAATACTATATAACACGAGTTgaggacagagagacacagattAGTACAATAATTCCCCAAACTGTCACAACAGAAGGAACCAATAAATTCCCAAAGGAGGTGATATATGATATCAGTTCTCAGGATCAAGTAGCTACTCAAGAGTATAGTTATACAGCAGAATCTGATGTCACTGAGGCAGCAGCAGGAGAAACTAAATCAGATAAGGGTGTCAATTACCACTTGGAAACTGGCATCAGTTCTAAGGATCAAGGTGTCTCCATTTCTACATTTGGTGATACAGTAGGATATCATGGGACTGAAATTCCACCAAAAATACAAAGGCAGCAAGAAACAAACACAGACAGCAcaaaattaacaataaataaagaaaaaggtGCACCTGGTTTCATAAGAGAGGATAGTGGTTACATACAGATCCCACATAACCACACTTACTATTCAACTGGAGAAAAAAATAGTTTGTACCCGTCTGAGGGGAACACTCAAAATTTCACAGATTGCATTAAATATGGACATCTTTGCAAGAACCTAAAACCTACAAAGAAACTATCTTTAAATTTAGAAGGTGATTGTCATACTAGCCTTTTGGGATGTGGCCAAAAAGGAAACAGACAGAAGAACAAGAAAGGCAATAATCCAAAAGCAAATCCAGGTCATAAAGCTACCGTTTTAGGAAAAGACGGCACTGGAAAAAATCATGACATGGTGAAAGAAAAAGATAACAAAAGAATACACAACATTTTCAGGACTATTATATTTGGCAAAAGGCAGAGACAACAAAAGTTGAAATGTCGTGGTTTACATCAAAATTCAAAAAATAGTCATTCATCTGAAAGCAGCAGTGAAAGCAATAGTGATAGTCGCCAAATCTGTAGCTGA